A region from the Prochlorococcus sp. MIT 0603 genome encodes:
- the ylqF gene encoding ribosome biogenesis GTPase YlqF has protein sequence MSNQIIQWYPGHIAKAEKQLNVNLEKVDLVIEVRDARIPLATSHPCLEKWITHKKHLLVINRLDMIPKKAFELWDQWFKKQGQSVLWCNAKDGTGVRKIRESAIRLGEELNNRRTSRGMRQRAVRALTLGFPNVGKSALINRLLNKKVVQSSRRAGVTRSLRWVRIDQQLDLLDAPGVLPTQLEDQEAALKLALCDDIGHAAYDVEVVAIRFLGLLNELQKINFAEKPIEILQTRYGIDFETDPKDGYLWLRNAAQKHTSGDISRMALKLLDDFRKSLIGPISLELP, from the coding sequence GTGAGCAATCAAATTATCCAGTGGTATCCAGGCCACATAGCGAAAGCTGAAAAGCAACTTAATGTCAATCTTGAGAAAGTAGATCTTGTTATAGAGGTTAGAGATGCTCGCATCCCTCTGGCTACTTCGCATCCATGTCTTGAAAAATGGATTACACACAAAAAACACTTACTTGTTATTAATCGCTTAGATATGATCCCCAAGAAAGCCTTCGAACTTTGGGATCAATGGTTCAAAAAACAAGGTCAATCTGTATTATGGTGCAATGCCAAAGATGGAACAGGGGTAAGGAAGATCAGAGAATCAGCTATACGTCTAGGTGAAGAGTTGAACAATCGTCGTACATCTAGGGGTATGCGCCAAAGAGCTGTTCGAGCACTAACACTAGGTTTTCCCAATGTAGGAAAGTCAGCTCTAATAAATAGATTATTAAACAAGAAGGTTGTACAAAGTTCAAGACGTGCCGGAGTTACGAGATCTCTAAGATGGGTTCGAATAGACCAACAGTTAGATTTACTAGACGCACCTGGTGTATTACCAACCCAATTAGAAGATCAAGAGGCGGCCTTGAAACTTGCTCTATGCGATGACATTGGTCATGCTGCATATGATGTTGAAGTTGTAGCAATACGATTTCTAGGATTACTTAATGAATTACAAAAAATAAATTTTGCAGAAAAACCAATTGAGATTCTTCAAACCCGTTATGGAATTGATTTCGAAACAGACCCCAAAGATGGATATCTATGGTTGAGGAATGCAGCTCAAAAACATACTTCAGGTGACATCAGTCGCATGGCTCTAAAGCTATTAGATGATTTTCGAAAAAGCTTGATTGGGCCAATCTCTCTTGAGCTTCCATAA
- a CDS encoding phosphoglycerate kinase — MAKRSLSSLGVEDLSGKRVLVRVDFNVPLNDEGGITDDTRIRAALPTIEHLIEKEAKVILAAHFGRPKGQVNDSMRLNPVASRLGQLLGKNVNKTDSCIGPDAKAKIDVMNDGDVILLENVRFFAEEEKNDANFAKTLASLAEVYVNDAFGAAHRAHASTQGVTKYLAPSVAGYLMEKELKYLQGAIDSPQRPLAAIVGGSKVSSKIGVLESLIDKCDKVLIGGGMIFTFYKARGLTVGKSLVEDDKLELAKSLEEKAKAKGVELLLPSDVILADDFSPDANSQLASIDSIPEGWMGLDIGPESVKLFQDSLADCKTVIWNGPMGVFEFDKFANGTNAISTTLADLSLKGCCTIIGGGDSVAAVEKAGLASKMSHISTGGGASLELLEGKILPGVAALDDQN, encoded by the coding sequence ATGGCAAAGCGTTCTCTTTCTAGTCTCGGCGTAGAGGACCTAAGTGGCAAAAGAGTTTTGGTTAGAGTTGATTTTAATGTTCCCTTAAATGATGAAGGGGGCATAACCGATGACACTAGAATTCGTGCTGCTCTCCCAACTATTGAACATTTGATAGAGAAGGAAGCAAAAGTTATCCTTGCGGCTCATTTTGGAAGGCCTAAAGGACAGGTGAATGATTCCATGCGTTTAAATCCTGTAGCTAGTCGATTGGGTCAGCTATTAGGTAAAAATGTTAATAAAACCGATAGTTGTATTGGGCCTGATGCAAAAGCAAAAATCGATGTAATGAATGATGGTGATGTTATTTTGCTTGAAAATGTTCGTTTTTTTGCTGAGGAAGAAAAGAACGATGCCAATTTTGCAAAAACATTAGCTTCTTTAGCTGAAGTGTATGTGAATGATGCATTTGGAGCAGCTCATAGAGCACATGCATCTACTCAGGGTGTTACCAAGTACTTAGCTCCAAGTGTTGCTGGTTACTTAATGGAAAAAGAACTTAAATATTTGCAAGGTGCAATTGATTCTCCTCAGCGACCTCTGGCGGCAATTGTGGGTGGTTCTAAAGTAAGCAGTAAGATTGGCGTTTTAGAGTCATTGATTGATAAGTGTGACAAGGTTTTAATTGGTGGAGGTATGATTTTTACCTTTTATAAAGCAAGAGGTTTAACAGTAGGCAAAAGCTTAGTTGAAGATGACAAGCTTGAGCTTGCTAAGTCTCTGGAAGAAAAAGCAAAAGCAAAAGGAGTTGAGTTGTTATTGCCTAGTGACGTTATTCTTGCAGATGATTTTTCACCTGATGCAAATAGTCAGTTAGCCTCGATTGATTCAATCCCAGAAGGATGGATGGGTTTAGATATAGGTCCTGAATCAGTAAAATTATTCCAGGATTCTTTAGCTGATTGTAAGACTGTTATTTGGAATGGTCCTATGGGAGTATTTGAGTTTGATAAATTTGCAAATGGTACGAACGCTATTTCAACAACATTGGCTGATTTAAGTCTAAAAGGTTGTTGCACTATTATTGGAGGAGGTGATTCAGTAGCTGCAGTTGAAAAGGCTGGATTGGCCTCCAAAATGTCTCATATTTCAACGGGTGGAGGTGCAAGTTTGGAGTTACTTGAAGGGAAAATCCTTCCAGGTGTTGCTGCTTTAGATGATCAGAATTGA
- a CDS encoding UDP-N-acetylglucosamine--N-acetylmuramyl-(pentapeptide) pyrophosphoryl-undecaprenol N-acetylglucosamine transferase yields MPRLLIAASGTGGHIFPALSVCNALPGSWDISWLGVPNRLESEVVPAKFEMTKIPIEGLQANKGIKKIVQIIKLIASTFFVIRLLRRKNIETVFTTGGYIAAPAIIAAKLCGISVILHESNAFPGKSTRLLGRLCSQVALGLPNAAKDLKNCRICFTGTPVRAEFLIDNPLPSWVPKGVGPLIVAMGGSQGAVGLNSMVRKNVPWLLGQGCRIVLITGKNDEKSEFFDKNFVEKEFTHEIPGLLQHADLVISRSGAGALTELAICNAPTIFVPYPYAADNHQDYNAAYAAEFGAAVIVHQNTAGHKSLRRALNTLLNSYFSSRDMQSDLLAKMREGMKKIAIRDAHLQLVDVIQNHG; encoded by the coding sequence ATGCCTAGGCTTTTAATTGCTGCAAGCGGCACGGGAGGTCATATCTTCCCTGCACTTTCTGTATGTAATGCATTACCAGGTTCATGGGACATAAGTTGGCTTGGCGTCCCTAATCGTCTTGAGAGTGAAGTGGTCCCAGCCAAGTTTGAAATGACAAAAATCCCTATTGAAGGTTTGCAAGCCAATAAAGGAATTAAAAAAATTGTTCAAATCATTAAATTGATTGCGTCTACATTTTTTGTAATTCGTTTACTTCGAAGGAAAAATATTGAAACAGTTTTTACTACAGGTGGTTATATTGCTGCGCCTGCGATTATTGCTGCAAAGTTGTGTGGGATTTCTGTGATTTTGCATGAGTCCAATGCTTTCCCTGGAAAATCCACACGTTTATTGGGAAGACTTTGCAGTCAAGTTGCACTTGGATTGCCAAATGCAGCTAAGGACTTGAAGAATTGCAGGATATGCTTTACAGGCACTCCAGTGAGGGCAGAATTCTTAATTGATAATCCTTTGCCATCTTGGGTTCCCAAAGGAGTAGGGCCATTAATCGTGGCGATGGGGGGGAGTCAAGGAGCTGTTGGTTTAAATAGTATGGTAAGAAAGAATGTTCCTTGGTTATTAGGACAAGGATGTCGAATAGTCCTTATTACAGGCAAGAATGATGAAAAATCTGAATTTTTCGATAAGAACTTTGTAGAAAAGGAATTTACTCATGAAATCCCTGGTTTATTACAGCATGCTGATTTAGTGATTAGCAGATCAGGAGCAGGTGCTCTAACCGAACTTGCTATATGTAATGCACCCACAATTTTTGTTCCTTATCCGTATGCGGCAGACAATCATCAAGATTACAATGCTGCTTATGCGGCAGAATTTGGTGCAGCAGTCATAGTTCATCAAAATACTGCTGGACACAAATCTTTGCGAAGAGCATTAAATACTTTGCTAAACAGTTATTTTTCTTCTAGAGATATGCAGAGTGATTTGCTTGCCAAGATGAGAGAAGGTATGAAAAAGATTGCTATTAGAGATGCTCATCTACAGCTCGTTGACGTTATTCAAAATCACGGTTAA
- a CDS encoding pyridoxal phosphate-dependent aminotransferase, whose protein sequence is MDLANCPSKDISNSNMLKHGGNLEQEARRLGVDINSIIDASASLTPFPLPPYLRHTLIQSLHSEQIRFYPDRNHSALREAIAHYHSVKASMVLPGNGASELITWAGRDAARTGVSILPSPGFSDYKRALECWNAQYIYSPLPLKWNSNFPQSFPLPPSKNVIWITNPHNPTGQSWSLNSLEVLLRTHSLVICDEAFLPLVPNGEKESLIPLVPDYPNLVVLRSLTKLFSIAGLRLGYAISSAKRLEQWQAWRDPWPLNGLAIALGIMLMTEEGPLRRQIVKVQKWIEQEGSWLQENLERLSGLIAHPSSTNFQLIESNTSLLRFREELAQKQILLRDCRSFQGLGDNWLRISLQEKSSNRTIIKAMQEVINRDFE, encoded by the coding sequence ATGGATTTAGCAAATTGTCCTTCAAAGGACATATCTAACAGCAATATGTTGAAACATGGTGGAAACCTTGAACAAGAAGCAAGAAGATTAGGAGTGGATATAAATTCTATAATTGACGCAAGTGCTTCCTTGACTCCATTCCCATTACCTCCATACCTACGTCATACATTAATACAATCCCTACATAGTGAACAGATTAGGTTTTACCCGGACCGCAACCATTCAGCCTTAAGAGAGGCAATAGCTCATTATCATAGTGTCAAAGCTTCTATGGTCTTACCTGGCAACGGGGCATCAGAATTGATCACGTGGGCCGGGCGTGATGCAGCAAGAACAGGAGTTAGCATATTGCCCTCGCCAGGGTTTTCTGATTACAAAAGAGCCTTGGAATGTTGGAATGCTCAATATATATATTCACCTCTTCCTTTGAAATGGAATTCCAACTTTCCTCAATCATTTCCCTTGCCACCATCTAAGAACGTCATATGGATTACCAACCCTCACAATCCTACAGGACAATCTTGGAGCCTCAATTCTTTAGAAGTTCTGCTTAGAACACATAGCCTAGTGATCTGCGACGAAGCATTTCTTCCACTAGTACCTAATGGGGAAAAAGAATCACTGATCCCATTAGTTCCTGACTACCCAAATCTTGTTGTTCTTAGAAGTCTTACTAAACTTTTTTCAATAGCAGGTTTACGATTAGGGTATGCCATTAGTTCAGCCAAACGACTTGAACAATGGCAAGCATGGAGGGATCCATGGCCTCTAAATGGATTAGCAATAGCATTAGGAATAATGCTTATGACTGAAGAAGGGCCTTTACGGCGTCAGATCGTTAAAGTCCAAAAGTGGATAGAACAGGAAGGATCTTGGCTTCAAGAGAATCTAGAAAGGCTTTCTGGATTAATTGCTCACCCATCATCAACAAATTTTCAACTAATCGAAAGCAATACTTCACTTTTAAGATTTCGTGAAGAACTTGCTCAAAAACAAATCTTATTAAGAGATTGCAGATCCTTTCAAGGACTAGGAGATAACTGGTTACGAATCAGTCTGCAGGAAAAATCAAGCAATCGCACAATAATAAAAGCAATGCAAGAAGTCATTAACCGTGATTTTGAATAA